The following proteins come from a genomic window of Ferrovibrio sp. MS7:
- a CDS encoding PAS domain-containing protein, whose translation MRCWAGWRIGLAPPPRAAVNPAEIKPCLPDLWIFRITDSGDDMVCTLAGEGLREAWGFSIIGSRPVDLWGQQSGGIARDRLLLAARMPAVIHGRTDITPRSGPAKLAQRLMLPLADDAGAPYGVMGMTLFAYDRHLDQDLPVALPLHTSAYPCASLPAGLPPA comes from the coding sequence CTGCGCTGCTGGGCCGGCTGGCGTATCGGCCTGGCGCCGCCGCCGCGCGCCGCCGTCAATCCCGCCGAGATCAAGCCTTGCCTGCCGGATTTGTGGATCTTCCGTATTACAGATAGTGGCGACGATATGGTTTGCACCTTGGCGGGCGAGGGTCTGCGCGAAGCCTGGGGTTTTTCCATCATCGGCAGCCGGCCGGTCGATCTCTGGGGGCAGCAGAGCGGCGGCATCGCGCGCGACCGCCTGCTGCTGGCGGCGCGCATGCCGGCGGTGATTCATGGCCGCACCGACATCACGCCCCGCAGCGGTCCGGCCAAACTGGCGCAGCGCCTGATGTTGCCGCTGGCGGATGATGCCGGCGCACCTTATGGTGTTATGGGCATGACGTTATTCGCATATGATCGCCATCTCGACCAGGATCTGCCGGTGGCCCTGCCGCTGCATACCTCGGCCTATCCTTGCGCATCGTTGCCAGCCGGATTGCCGCCGGCATGA